In Phocoena phocoena chromosome 3, mPhoPho1.1, whole genome shotgun sequence, a single window of DNA contains:
- the NPM1 gene encoding nucleophosmin isoform X2 — protein MEDSMDMDMSPLRPQNYLFGCELKADKDYHFKVDNDENEHQLSLRTVSLGAGAKDELHIVEAEAMNYEGSPIKVTLATLKMSVQPTVSLGGFEITPPVVLRLKCGSGPVHISGQHLVAVEEDAESEDEEEEDVKLLSISGKRSAPGSGSKVPQKKVKLAADEDEDDDDDDDDDDEDDDDDDFDDEEAEEKAPVKKSVRDTPAKNAQKSNQNGKDSKPSTPRSKGQESFKKQEKTPKTPKGPSSVEDIKAKMQASIEKGGSLPKVEAKFINYVKNCFRMTDQEAIQDLWQWRKSL, from the exons ATGGAAGATTCGATGGACATGGACATGAGCCCCCTGAGGCCCCAGAACTATCTTTTCG GTTGTGAACTAAAGGCCGACAAAGATTATCACTTTAAGGTGGATAATGATGAAAATGAGCACCAGTTATCTTTAAGAACG GTCAGTTTAGGGGCTGGCGCAAAGGATGAATTGCACATTGTCGAAGCAGAGGCGATGAATTATGAAGGCAGTCCAATTAAAGTAACACTGGCAACTTTGAAAATGTCTGTGCAGCCAACG gtttcccttgggggcTTTGAAATAACACCACCTGTGGTCTTACGGTTGAAGTGTGGTTCAGGGCCTGTGCATATTAGCGGACAGCACTTAGTAG ctgTGGAGGAAGATGCAGAGTCAgaagatgaagaggaggaggatgtgAAGCTCCTAAGTATATCTGGAAAGCGTTCTGCCCCTGGAAGTGGTAGCAAGGTTCCACAG aaaaaagtaaaacttgctgctgatgaagatgaagatgatgatgatgacgacgacgATGATGATGAAGA tgatgatgatgatgactttgatgatgaggaagctgaagaaaAAGCTCCAGTAAAGAAA TCTGTACGAGATACTCCAGCcaaaaatgcacaaaaatcaaaccagaatggaaaagactcAAAACCATCAACACCAAGATCAAAA GGTCAAGAATCCttcaaaaaacaggaaaaaactcCTAAAACACCGAAAGGACCTAGCTCTGTAGAAGACATTAAAGCAAAAATGCAAGCAAGTATAGAAAAA GGTGGTTCCCTTCCCAAAGTGGAAGCCAAATTCATCAATTATGTGAAGAATTGTTTCCGGATGACTGACCAGGAG gctaTTCAAGATCTCTGGCAGTGGAGGAAGTCTCtttaa
- the NPM1 gene encoding nucleophosmin isoform X3: MEDSMDMDMSPLRPQNYLFDYHFKVDNDENEHQLSLRTVSLGAGAKDELHIVEAEAMNYEGSPIKVTLATLKMSVQPTVSLGGFEITPPVVLRLKCGSGPVHISGQHLVAVEEDAESEDEEEEDVKLLSISGKRSAPGSGSKVPQKKVKLAADEDEDDDDDDDDDDEDDDDDDFDDEEAEEKAPVKKSVRDTPAKNAQKSNQNGKDSKPSTPRSKGQESFKKQEKTPKTPKGPSSVEDIKAKMQASIEKGGSLPKVEAKFINYVKNCFRMTDQEAIQDLWQWRKSL; encoded by the exons ATGGAAGATTCGATGGACATGGACATGAGCCCCCTGAGGCCCCAGAACTATCTTTTCG ATTATCACTTTAAGGTGGATAATGATGAAAATGAGCACCAGTTATCTTTAAGAACG GTCAGTTTAGGGGCTGGCGCAAAGGATGAATTGCACATTGTCGAAGCAGAGGCGATGAATTATGAAGGCAGTCCAATTAAAGTAACACTGGCAACTTTGAAAATGTCTGTGCAGCCAACG gtttcccttgggggcTTTGAAATAACACCACCTGTGGTCTTACGGTTGAAGTGTGGTTCAGGGCCTGTGCATATTAGCGGACAGCACTTAGTAG ctgTGGAGGAAGATGCAGAGTCAgaagatgaagaggaggaggatgtgAAGCTCCTAAGTATATCTGGAAAGCGTTCTGCCCCTGGAAGTGGTAGCAAGGTTCCACAG aaaaaagtaaaacttgctgctgatgaagatgaagatgatgatgatgacgacgacgATGATGATGAAGA tgatgatgatgatgactttgatgatgaggaagctgaagaaaAAGCTCCAGTAAAGAAA TCTGTACGAGATACTCCAGCcaaaaatgcacaaaaatcaaaccagaatggaaaagactcAAAACCATCAACACCAAGATCAAAA GGTCAAGAATCCttcaaaaaacaggaaaaaactcCTAAAACACCGAAAGGACCTAGCTCTGTAGAAGACATTAAAGCAAAAATGCAAGCAAGTATAGAAAAA GGTGGTTCCCTTCCCAAAGTGGAAGCCAAATTCATCAATTATGTGAAGAATTGTTTCCGGATGACTGACCAGGAG gctaTTCAAGATCTCTGGCAGTGGAGGAAGTCTCtttaa
- the NPM1 gene encoding nucleophosmin isoform X4, translating into MEDSMDMDMSPLRPQNYLFGCELKADKDYHFKVDNDENEHQLSLRTVSLGAGAKDELHIVEAEAMNYEGSPIKVTLATLKMSVQPTVSLGGFEITPPVVLRLKCGSGPVHISGQHLVAVEEDAESEDEEEEDVKLLSISGKRSAPGSGSKVPQKKVKLAADEDEDDDDDDDDDDEDDDDDDFDDEEAEEKAPVKKGQESFKKQEKTPKTPKGPSSVEDIKAKMQASIEKGGSLPKVEAKFINYVKNCFRMTDQEAIQDLWQWRKSL; encoded by the exons ATGGAAGATTCGATGGACATGGACATGAGCCCCCTGAGGCCCCAGAACTATCTTTTCG GTTGTGAACTAAAGGCCGACAAAGATTATCACTTTAAGGTGGATAATGATGAAAATGAGCACCAGTTATCTTTAAGAACG GTCAGTTTAGGGGCTGGCGCAAAGGATGAATTGCACATTGTCGAAGCAGAGGCGATGAATTATGAAGGCAGTCCAATTAAAGTAACACTGGCAACTTTGAAAATGTCTGTGCAGCCAACG gtttcccttgggggcTTTGAAATAACACCACCTGTGGTCTTACGGTTGAAGTGTGGTTCAGGGCCTGTGCATATTAGCGGACAGCACTTAGTAG ctgTGGAGGAAGATGCAGAGTCAgaagatgaagaggaggaggatgtgAAGCTCCTAAGTATATCTGGAAAGCGTTCTGCCCCTGGAAGTGGTAGCAAGGTTCCACAG aaaaaagtaaaacttgctgctgatgaagatgaagatgatgatgatgacgacgacgATGATGATGAAGA tgatgatgatgatgactttgatgatgaggaagctgaagaaaAAGCTCCAGTAAAGAAA GGTCAAGAATCCttcaaaaaacaggaaaaaactcCTAAAACACCGAAAGGACCTAGCTCTGTAGAAGACATTAAAGCAAAAATGCAAGCAAGTATAGAAAAA GGTGGTTCCCTTCCCAAAGTGGAAGCCAAATTCATCAATTATGTGAAGAATTGTTTCCGGATGACTGACCAGGAG gctaTTCAAGATCTCTGGCAGTGGAGGAAGTCTCtttaa
- the NPM1 gene encoding nucleophosmin isoform X5, translating to MEDSMDMDMSPLRPQNYLFAVEEDAESEDEEEEDVKLLSISGKRSAPGSGSKVPQKKVKLAADEDEDDDDDDDDDDEDDDDDDFDDEEAEEKAPVKKGQESFKKQEKTPKTPKGPSSVEDIKAKMQASIEKGGSLPKVEAKFINYVKNCFRMTDQEAIQDLWQWRKSL from the exons ATGGAAGATTCGATGGACATGGACATGAGCCCCCTGAGGCCCCAGAACTATCTTTTCG ctgTGGAGGAAGATGCAGAGTCAgaagatgaagaggaggaggatgtgAAGCTCCTAAGTATATCTGGAAAGCGTTCTGCCCCTGGAAGTGGTAGCAAGGTTCCACAG aaaaaagtaaaacttgctgctgatgaagatgaagatgatgatgatgacgacgacgATGATGATGAAGA tgatgatgatgatgactttgatgatgaggaagctgaagaaaAAGCTCCAGTAAAGAAA GGTCAAGAATCCttcaaaaaacaggaaaaaactcCTAAAACACCGAAAGGACCTAGCTCTGTAGAAGACATTAAAGCAAAAATGCAAGCAAGTATAGAAAAA GGTGGTTCCCTTCCCAAAGTGGAAGCCAAATTCATCAATTATGTGAAGAATTGTTTCCGGATGACTGACCAGGAG gctaTTCAAGATCTCTGGCAGTGGAGGAAGTCTCtttaa
- the NPM1 gene encoding nucleophosmin isoform X1, which translates to MEDSMDMDMSPLRPQNYLFGCELKADKDYHFKVDNDENEHQLSLRTVSLGAGAKDELHIVEAEAMNYEGSPIKVTLATLKMSVQPTVSLGGFEITPPVVLRLKCGSGPVHISGQHLVAVEEDAESEDEEEEDVKLLSISGKRSAPGSGSKVPQKKVKLAADEDEDDDDDDDDDDEDDDDDDFDDEEAEEKAPVKKSVRDTPAKNAQKSNQNGKDSKPSTPRSKGQESFKKQEKTPKTPKGPSSVEDIKAKMQASIEKGGSLPKVEAKFINYVKNCFRMTDQEVTELCYSRSLAVEEVSLRK; encoded by the exons ATGGAAGATTCGATGGACATGGACATGAGCCCCCTGAGGCCCCAGAACTATCTTTTCG GTTGTGAACTAAAGGCCGACAAAGATTATCACTTTAAGGTGGATAATGATGAAAATGAGCACCAGTTATCTTTAAGAACG GTCAGTTTAGGGGCTGGCGCAAAGGATGAATTGCACATTGTCGAAGCAGAGGCGATGAATTATGAAGGCAGTCCAATTAAAGTAACACTGGCAACTTTGAAAATGTCTGTGCAGCCAACG gtttcccttgggggcTTTGAAATAACACCACCTGTGGTCTTACGGTTGAAGTGTGGTTCAGGGCCTGTGCATATTAGCGGACAGCACTTAGTAG ctgTGGAGGAAGATGCAGAGTCAgaagatgaagaggaggaggatgtgAAGCTCCTAAGTATATCTGGAAAGCGTTCTGCCCCTGGAAGTGGTAGCAAGGTTCCACAG aaaaaagtaaaacttgctgctgatgaagatgaagatgatgatgatgacgacgacgATGATGATGAAGA tgatgatgatgatgactttgatgatgaggaagctgaagaaaAAGCTCCAGTAAAGAAA TCTGTACGAGATACTCCAGCcaaaaatgcacaaaaatcaaaccagaatggaaaagactcAAAACCATCAACACCAAGATCAAAA GGTCAAGAATCCttcaaaaaacaggaaaaaactcCTAAAACACCGAAAGGACCTAGCTCTGTAGAAGACATTAAAGCAAAAATGCAAGCAAGTATAGAAAAA GGTGGTTCCCTTCCCAAAGTGGAAGCCAAATTCATCAATTATGTGAAGAATTGTTTCCGGATGACTGACCAGGAGGTAACTGAACTTT gctaTTCAAGATCTCTGGCAGTGGAGGAAGTCTCtttaagaaaatag